The Leptospira langatensis genomic sequence ACTTTTAGTGTTGGGTCAATCTCTGGATATTTTTTACTAAAGAGTACGAAACTACAAGACCAGATTGAATTTGATAAACTTGGTATTGGAACAGTCAAATCAGGGAATTCTCTCTCCTATCTTATAATAAAACGCCCTAAGAATGTTTTCGGCGGTCATTACTATTATTTTGGCGCAAGAATGGGGAAAGAGAATATTCCTTTTGTTCAGAAATACTCCCCAGTATTGGACTCTGAGATAAATAAATTCGACAAAATAGAAGCACTAGACGAATGCGGGCAAGATACATACGTGGTAACTTTGAAATTGAATGAAACTGACAGTTATATAAAATTCAATATATTTGATAAAGAACCTAAGCAAGTAGATGAAAAAGCACTGCAATCTTGTAAAAGGGGGAGAGGTTGAAGATTAAGAGATTTAGAATAGTAGCAATTATACTTTTTAGCATTTTGCTGTTAACATGTAAGAGTGGACAAACTCCATCGGCGTCAGGATCTTCCGATCCAAACGAGGTTCGAGGAATTAAGTATTCGAATTACGCTGAAAATAAACTTGATGGTGGCGCATCGATTTTAGTCCCTTCAGACTGGACAGTGTTGAAAAGAGACATGCCCAATTACGGATCTACTTCTTACGATTTTGGTAAGGATGGTAATTGCGGAAACGCGTGTCTTACGCACGTATTGACAGTCTACATTGTGAAAGATAAGAAATTTACTTTCGAGAGACTGAAGAACGAATCTCCAATAATGAAGCTTGTAAAGTTACCGGAGACTATCAAATCGGTAGATCTGTCGAACAACATTCACATAGAAATTCCGCCGAATGTTAAGAAGAAGCGTCTTCATATGGTGATGCTATCGTTTGGTATTGCCCAGGAGCTCACATATGAGTTTAAAAATGGCCAAGTCGTGATATTGGAAGCGTTTATAGCTGCCTCTCCATTTTTGAATGAAGACGAACTCGGTACTGTTCTACTGAATACGTATGGGATGTTTCAGTCATTTAGATTTAATTCATGATCCGCGCGCCTATCTCTCAAAAAGCCAAGAAAACCCGCTGTTGAAGCGGGTTTTCTTGTATATGAGGAAAATAAACTTTTCCAAATTTGGATGGAATAGAGGAAAAAATAGTTCCTTTGCATTAAAGATAAAGAATTATTTATAAACAAAAGCGGAATATAGATTCCGCTTTTGAAGATATTTTGCGCGAAATAGCAATTGGCCATGGACACTTGTAAGCGGGGTAAACCATAGATTATAATTAATCGTAGATATCTCTTCTATGCCCAATAGCGATAACTTCGATGATAAGGAGACGATCACGGATTTCATAGATAATCCTGTAATCACCTTTTCTAATACGGTAACCTTCTCTACCTTTTAACTTCTTTACTCCGTGTGGTCTTGGATTCTTCGCAAGAGTTTCGATCACTTCGATCAAATTACCGGCTATGGGATCTGGAAGTTTGTCAAGTTGCTTGGTTACAGTTTTTGAAAGAAGAACAGAATACTCAGGCATGCTTCCGTTTGTTCTTACGGTTTTTTAAGTATTCCTTTAAAGGAACAGATGCGTCATTCTTTGCCTTAACTTCATCGTAGAGCTTAATGTCTTCAAGCTCTTCTGAATTTTCCAATAAAGCCTTATATTCTTTAACCGAAAGAACTACTGAAAGTTTCTTTCCTTTTTCGTCAGTGATGAATTGAGGATGTATTGACTTCATTATTTTTCTTTAGCGGTTTTTTGGGACGCTACCCTCTTGCACTTGAACACAATAATTCATGTTCATTAATCATTTCCCGACATAGATACGCAAATTTAAAGAGAAAAATCCATCCGCATCTATGCATTTCGCAAAATCTTTTTGAATACGCAGTCAAATGTTTAGTAAATTTTAGATTGCTTTGGATAATAGGATGAAAGTTAAGAAATAGCTCCCTTATTTCACTTTATACCGAATTCGACGCCTATCAAGATTTCGAATCTTAAACAGTATTGATGAAGAAAATAGTTTTTTCCAATTTTAGATGGATCGTTCTGAAAAATAGTTCCTTTATACTAAATAATAAAGAAATAGTTATAAACGAAAATAGAATATTTTTCTTGTTTTTAGCGAATGCTTGTAAGTGGTAAATGAAGAAAATCGATTTGAATAAGGTGTTGGAATCTGTCCTTAAGGTTTATGCAGGTTTGCAGGTAGAAAAGGCCTTGAACTCTAATAATCTAATATTAGAAGCGAATCGAGAAATTGGAAGGATTCTTGCCAACGCAGAAAAGAAGGTAACGGAAGAGGAGCGTAAGAGTGGCCGTTGGATGAGAACGATTTCTGAAGAACTGAAGGGGAAGTTAAATAAAGGATTTTCGGAGAGATCATTATTCTACGCTCAGAAGTTTTACAAGTGCTATGGTGATGTAAAACTTAGTTCTAAGTTAAGCTGGAGTCATTATAGGCTGCTCTCTTCGATAGAGAATATTGAATTAAGAGAAAAAATAGAGAAAGATGCTATCGAGAACGCCTGGAGTAGAGATGTTCTTTGTGAAAGAATTCGTGAAGTGTCAGAGTCTCGGAAGTCTCCAACAATACAATGGCGGCGCCCGGAAGGGGTCTTGCATCATTTCAAGATAGTAAAGAAGAATGAAACCCTCCTTTTAGATCTTGGATTCTATTTTTACCAAGAGCTTTCCAATACAAGCAAGTATAAGGAAGGAGATATTCTGAAATTAAAGCAGAAGGGCAAAATCACCTCATACGAAAGGGTAGAGAGTATTACACCCTCTTATCTCTATTGCTATCCTGGTATAGTCGAACGAGTTATAGACGGGGATACGCTTCTTTTACAGATCGACTTAGGATTGAAGCTAATAACTAGACAGCGAGTAAGATTGCATAATGTATGGGCCTCTGAGCTAGATACAGAAGATGGTAAGAAGCAATTTCGTTCTTTGGAGAAACGACTTCCCAGTGGGAGTGTAATAGTGGTTAAGACCCGATCTAAAGACATCTATGGAAGATATGTAGGTGATGTACTCTATTTACCGAAGAGAGATTCAGATCCCGAAACAGTTTTACGGGAAGGGAAGTATTTAAACCAAGAGCTTGGTCAATTAATTGAAGCGGAATAATGATTCAATATTCACTAAATTTCCAAATTCATTTGACATATATGTAGTGAATTAGAGAATTTATTATCTCCCAAGAAGAGAGGTATTTGCCTAAGACTGAGATTCGCTGCACCGGCGGTGCAGAGGAGAGAAGGCAAAAGTTCTTTTACAACGATTTTCTAACGAATAGGGATTGATGTTAGAAGAGATGGACTCTTGCATTCGAAAAGCGACAGGGATACGTAGGGCTTTAAGTCCCGAGCTAACCCTTACGAATAGGTAATAGCTTAAAGCGATAGCAGCGAAGGGATGAGCGAATAGCGAACCCGGAGTTGTCCTAGTCCAAAAACCGTCGTATGTTAAGTGGAGTTCATCTTAAGCGACGTTTTTCCAAGAGTAGATATGATGTAACCCACCAAGAACCTTGCGTTTGTTAATCTTGGAGGAGGCAGAAGGAAAAGAAATCGATCTTCCGGCAGGTGAGTCTTTGTTCAAGGAGAGATGAGGTCTCCAAAAGTTGTAGTAATTGATGTATTCGGAAACAACCGAGTGTGCATGATTTATGGAAAATATTGGGATATGATCTAAACATTCCCTCCGAAGAGATCCGTTCCATCTTTCAATATAGCAGTTATACCAAGGAGAAGCGAGGGGAGTGTGGAGAGGAATGATCCCTAAATCTTGCAAGCCGCTTGCGATTAATTTTCCAGAAAATAAAACATCATTGTCTTGTATGAGAAAGAAGCAGTTAGGAATGGAAGCCTTGGCTTCCTGTATTTGTTGTAAGACCCATTTTCTAGAAGGGTTTGTAGTGATATTACAATGAACGATCTTTCTGGATTGTATGTGAATGAAGTTCAGAGCGAATAAAGTATTTCCAGTTAATGTATTGATTCTACAAAAGTCCATTGCAAGAGCATATTCACCGATATGCTCGACCATTTGGAACCAAGAAGAGACTCCTTTCAGTGGATCCGGTAGATTTCGAATACGATCCAGAATTCTTTTAATAGTAGATAGCGAGACTTTAAAGCCTAACAATAGAATCTCGGCATGAATTCTTGTCGCTCCCCAGAGAGGATTCTCTCGTTTCAAATTGAGAGCAATTGGATAGATCATCCAGAAGAGAGTTTTCTCTCTGCCGTGTGATTTCTTTCCGAAGAAGCTCTTTAAGGCACGAATGAGATCTTTTATGGAACCCACAGCGACTGCCGGCGGGAATTTATTTGCCAAGAATAGAAAAAGATTTTGAATAAGGCAGGTCCAGAACCAGAAATCGAAGAGAAAATCCATCGAAACTCGATGCTGGTCAACTGAGAATAATGGTCTATTGTAAACTTTTCTAAGAGTTTGAAGAACGCAAAGGCCGACTCTCATCGCTGAGAAAGCGGTTTTGGATGCTCCGGAGTTGACTAGGTTTGCGTATTCCTCACTCCGGAGAGACTTTGATCTTCGTTTTGAATTCCCATTTGCGGAAAGGGGCTAAAGCCTGCAGTCTTTCTTCGCTCACGAAGAAGAGGCCTTCTCCGAATTTGACGAGGCCGCCCTTGTAGTGGGCATACTTGGTTTTATGGTCGATCAGGCCGATTTCTTTTACCTTATTCCAGTCGTCGCAGGTCTTCAGGGTCGGAACTCTTCGGAGATACAATTCCTTGATTGAACCGTCCCGAACTGAGTCCCGTAAAATCTTTTCCCATTCCATATAAGCGCAAGTTACAGGCGTTTCCTTAAAAATCAAGGAGATTCTGAGAATTTATGTTTCTTACCCCCGAAGACGAGGATTCGGAGAAAAAGTCTCTTCTACTCTAAATTGTTCTCGAGGATGCACTAAAAAATTCTTCTTTTTCATCGGGAGGATTACTACAAAGGGTTAGGGGAATCGAGCTTGGCCGAGAAAGAAGATCTGAAGATCGCATTAGTTGGGGACATTCATGGCTTCTGGAATTCTTCCGATACTCGATATTTTTCCGAAAGCGATTATGATGCCCTGATCTTCACCGGGGACTTGGGGCGGATCCCTGCGCGGAGCTCTCTCCCTGTTGCCAGAAGGATCTCGAAGGTCCAAAAGCTAGGCTTTCTTATCCCTGGCAATAACGATGGCCCTTCTATTTTAGCTAGACTCTTTGAAATGTTCGGTGGGAGTTCCTACGAAAACAGAGTTAGCCTTTTTCTTTTGGAGCGAAGGATGAGATTTCTCGAGAAATACCTGGCTCCGATCCGGACCCTGGGCTATTCCATCCAAGAAGAAATTCCTGGGGTCAGTCTTTTGGGTGCAAGACCTCTCGCCATGGGATCCGGTTTAAGTTTTTTTCCATACATCCAAAAGAGATTCGGGATCTCTACCTTGCAAGGATCGGAACGACTGCTTCTTTCTCTCTCGGAGAAGATCGATCTCGGAGTCAGGGATCTGATCGTTGTGGCGCATAACGGACCGAGTGGGTTAGGTGTCCGAGCAAAGGATATTTGGGGATGCGACTTCAGGAAAGAAGCAGGCGACTTTGGGGACGAAGACCTGGGCAATTTCGTTTCGGTATCTTCTTCTTTAAATAGAAAGCCTAAGGTCGTGATCGCAGGCCATATGCACCATTCTTCTCGTAGTGGAAAGATACATTCCAGGATCTGGAAGGTAAGAAAGGATGGGATCTTATTCGTGAATGCAGCCAGGGTTCCCCGGATCTTTCAGGACCAAAACGGGAATACTTGGCATCATCATGTGGAACTGACTAGAAAGAATGGAAATTGGGAGGCCGAGGCCAGGTTCTTGAGAAACGGAATGGAAGGGATTTTCCCTCTCCCTGATTTCTTGGAGAGGGAAAAGAGGAATATCCTGGAGATCTAGGCTATTCCGTAAAGGAATCCAGTTTTTGCTTCACTTCTTCGTTCAGAGGTTGCTTTCTGTGGAAGTCGTTTAACAATTTTACTGCATCGTCTCGTTTCCCCATATCGGAATACAATTCCGATAGTTCCACGACTGGACGAGGATCCATCGGGAATTTCTTGTGAAGGTCCAAATAGATCTCTTCGGCTTTGTCTCTCGCTCCCTTCATCTTCAATGAAGAGGCCTTTCCGAGTAGAGCGAAGTAATCTTCTCCTTCCGAAAGAATACGGTTGAAGCATTCCAGGGCCTTATCGAATTCTCCCATTCCTCGCAAGCTATCCGCATAACGATTGATGATGAGTTTATTGTCAGGATCGAATTCCAGGATCCTTTCCCAGAACTCGTTTGCCTTACGGAAATCTTTCTTGCCTCGATACGATTCTGCAAGACCGTACAGGGCGAAGAAGTTCCTTGGATCTAGATCTGCGGCTCTTCTATAATAACGGATTGCCTCATCGAAGTCCTTGATCTTACGATAACTGTTCCCGATCTCCGTAAGGATCTTGATATTATCCGGTTGGATGACTAAAAGTTTTTCCCACCAGCTGATCGCATCCTTGTATCTTTGGCAGGCAAAGAATAAATGTCCTAGACCGACGATCACATACTGGTCTTTTGGATTGATCTGTAAGGCCTGCATGTAATACACTTCGGACTCTTTGAAGTTTTTGAGTTTTCGATGAGCGTCTGCAACTCTACTTAAAATAGAGGCGTCGGTAATGGTGATATGTCTATATTCTTCCGCTACTTCGATGACCCGATTCAATAAGTTCATCTCTCTATAGCAATTCATGAGACCCATGAGTGAGAATTTATTGGAAGAGTCTTCCTTGATACAGCGATTATAAAATTCCAGTGCCTGTCGGAACTCTTTGCGTTTGAAATGCAGATCGCCCATTCCGACTAAGCCGTAGGTATTGGCGGGCTCCTTCGCGAGCAGTTCCTTTAGTTTGGACTCGGCCTTGTCCCACTGTCTGCTATCTAGAAAACGGTAGGCTTCTTTTGCTAAGCTCTTGATCTGAGCAAAATTCGAATCTTCTTCTTCCTTTCCGGCTTGGGCTTTTTCGATGGGTTCGTTCATAGGACCGAAGGTTCCTTTTTAAATTTATAGCATGGTGGCCCGGTAGTGGCCTTTACTCAATTTTTTATTTAATACAGTATTTTGACGGATGAGTAAAGGTTTTCCTTGGTACTAAATCCGTAAAGAAAATTTGAAATTGCAAAAAAATCGTGAATTTGGTCGCTTTGCTTCCTGAAATAATGTGAAAGTTATAGGGAAGATCTCGACCGAAGTGTAGAACCTCCCACATGCGATACGGATCTAGTACTTTGCACTGCAAGATGGCTCGGATCTTTCGTGTCAGAGTGTCGCCTTGTCTGAAAGGGGAACCTCCTTGACAAGGCCCTTCCTTCGCTTGGAATGGATTCTGACGAGGAAAAGATGCCGAAAAGTGAAGCAAAGATCACGGGCGCTCGATTGATGGTCGAACTCCTGGAAGAATACGGAGTAGATATCGTTTTCGGATATCCAGGCGGCGCTATCCTACCTTTTTACGACGAACTATATAAAAGTACTAAGATCAAACATATTCTTGTTCGCCATGAACAAGGAGCCATCCATATGGCCGAAGGCTATGCCCGTTCCACCGGCAAGCTGGGAGTCTGTATCGCTACCTCCGGACCTGGCGCAACCAATCTTGTGACCGGCTTAACGGATGCTAGACTAGATTCGGTTCCCATTCTAGCAATCACTGGTCAGGTAGCTACGAACGCGATCGGTACAGACGCTTTTCAAGAGGCGGATATTTACGGGATCACGATCCCGATCACCAAGTACAACGCTCTTATCAAGTCGGCGGACGATATCGCAAGGCATTTCGAGGAGGCCACCTTGATCGCCTTAGGTGGAAGGCCCGGACCTGTGCTCTTGGATTTTCCGAAAGATGTACAGACCGAGCTCACGAACGTGCGCAAGTCCTCTAAATTAAAGATCAATCCTCGGCATTACCAAAAACCTCCGATCAGCGGGGATCTAGATTCGTTTGCTGCCGCATTGAATAAGGCAAAGAGACCTCTTCTCTATGTGGGGGGAGGTGCGATCAACGCGCATGCCTCTAAGGAGATCCGGGAGCTTGCGGAGAAGGGGAATATTCCGGTTACCACAACTCTTATGGGGATCGGCGCCTTTCCCGGGACTCATAAGCTTGCAGTCGGAATGCTCGGAATGCATGGGACCGCGTACGCAAACAAGGCTGTATTAGAATGTGATTATATTCTAAATTTGGGAGCTAGATTCGACGACCGGGTGGCAAAGCCTGGAGAATTCGCCGAAAATGCAATAAGAGCTCATATAGATATCGATACTGCCGAATTCAATAAAAGGGTTTCCGTGGATCATATTCTACATGGGGACTTGAAAGAAGTCCTAAAAGTACTCATCCCTAAAGTGGAGAAGGTGGATCGTTCTCCCTGGTTGGAGTATCTGGATACGATCAAGAAGAACCATCCTCTCGAGTTCGATGATTCTTCCGATTCCATCAAGCCTCAGGCGTTCTTGCAGAAGTTATTCGAGAAGAGTAAGGGAAAGGCAATCGTTTCCACGGATGTGGGGCAGCATCAGATGTGGGCCGCACAATATTATCTTTTTGACGAAGCGAACAAATGGCT encodes the following:
- a CDS encoding type II toxin-antitoxin system RelE family toxin; this translates as MPEYSVLLSKTVTKQLDKLPDPIAGNLIEVIETLAKNPRPHGVKKLKGREGYRIRKGDYRIIYEIRDRLLIIEVIAIGHRRDIYD
- the ilvB gene encoding biosynthetic-type acetolactate synthase large subunit, with the translated sequence MPKSEAKITGARLMVELLEEYGVDIVFGYPGGAILPFYDELYKSTKIKHILVRHEQGAIHMAEGYARSTGKLGVCIATSGPGATNLVTGLTDARLDSVPILAITGQVATNAIGTDAFQEADIYGITIPITKYNALIKSADDIARHFEEATLIALGGRPGPVLLDFPKDVQTELTNVRKSSKLKINPRHYQKPPISGDLDSFAAALNKAKRPLLYVGGGAINAHASKEIRELAEKGNIPVTTTLMGIGAFPGTHKLAVGMLGMHGTAYANKAVLECDYILNLGARFDDRVAKPGEFAENAIRAHIDIDTAEFNKRVSVDHILHGDLKEVLKVLIPKVEKVDRSPWLEYLDTIKKNHPLEFDDSSDSIKPQAFLQKLFEKSKGKAIVSTDVGQHQMWAAQYYLFDEANKWLTSGGLGTMGYGLPAAIGAKFGNPNSTVICVSGDGSIQMNIQELATIAMYKKGVKILIFNNNFLGMVRQWQELFYEERFSESEWNYNPDFVKLGEAYSIKGMRVATKSEVEKAIDFFLEGDEARILEVMIPAEEKVFPMIPAGKSQKDMIEFSDTLRTGKK
- a CDS encoding tetratricopeptide repeat protein, coding for MNEPIEKAQAGKEEEDSNFAQIKSLAKEAYRFLDSRQWDKAESKLKELLAKEPANTYGLVGMGDLHFKRKEFRQALEFYNRCIKEDSSNKFSLMGLMNCYREMNLLNRVIEVAEEYRHITITDASILSRVADAHRKLKNFKESEVYYMQALQINPKDQYVIVGLGHLFFACQRYKDAISWWEKLLVIQPDNIKILTEIGNSYRKIKDFDEAIRYYRRAADLDPRNFFALYGLAESYRGKKDFRKANEFWERILEFDPDNKLIINRYADSLRGMGEFDKALECFNRILSEGEDYFALLGKASSLKMKGARDKAEEIYLDLHKKFPMDPRPVVELSELYSDMGKRDDAVKLLNDFHRKQPLNEEVKQKLDSFTE
- a CDS encoding integrase core domain-containing protein encodes the protein MDFLFDFWFWTCLIQNLFLFLANKFPPAVAVGSIKDLIRALKSFFGKKSHGREKTLFWMIYPIALNLKRENPLWGATRIHAEILLLGFKVSLSTIKRILDRIRNLPDPLKGVSSWFQMVEHIGEYALAMDFCRINTLTGNTLFALNFIHIQSRKIVHCNITTNPSRKWVLQQIQEAKASIPNCFFLIQDNDVLFSGKLIASGLQDLGIIPLHTPLASPWYNCYIERWNGSLRRECLDHIPIFSINHAHSVVSEYINYYNFWRPHLSLNKDSPAGRSISFPSASSKINKRKVLGGLHHIYSWKNVA
- a CDS encoding metallophosphoesterase, giving the protein MAEKEDLKIALVGDIHGFWNSSDTRYFSESDYDALIFTGDLGRIPARSSLPVARRISKVQKLGFLIPGNNDGPSILARLFEMFGGSSYENRVSLFLLERRMRFLEKYLAPIRTLGYSIQEEIPGVSLLGARPLAMGSGLSFFPYIQKRFGISTLQGSERLLLSLSEKIDLGVRDLIVVAHNGPSGLGVRAKDIWGCDFRKEAGDFGDEDLGNFVSVSSSLNRKPKVVIAGHMHHSSRSGKIHSRIWKVRKDGILFVNAARVPRIFQDQNGNTWHHHVELTRKNGNWEAEARFLRNGMEGIFPLPDFLEREKRNILEI
- a CDS encoding DUF1016 N-terminal domain-containing protein, coding for MKKIDLNKVLESVLKVYAGLQVEKALNSNNLILEANREIGRILANAEKKVTEEERKSGRWMRTISEELKGKLNKGFSERSLFYAQKFYKCYGDVKLSSKLSWSHYRLLSSIENIELREKIEKDAIENAWSRDVLCERIREVSESRKSPTIQWRRPEGVLHHFKIVKKNETLLLDLGFYFYQELSNTSKYKEGDILKLKQKGKITSYERVESITPSYLYCYPGIVERVIDGDTLLLQIDLGLKLITRQRVRLHNVWASELDTEDGKKQFRSLEKRLPSGSVIVVKTRSKDIYGRYVGDVLYLPKRDSDPETVLREGKYLNQELGQLIEAE